The following coding sequences are from one Oncorhynchus masou masou isolate Uvic2021 unplaced genomic scaffold, UVic_Omas_1.1 unplaced_scaffold_1995, whole genome shotgun sequence window:
- the LOC135532712 gene encoding zinc finger protein OZF-like, protein MSSPSFSPLDKEALIKEEEEQEAVTIQKQVEGEAVTVKEEEKDVSVKEEEDAFRVKEEEDVTVKEEEDVTVKEEEDAVFGVKEEEMTVTLEEEEEVGDLFNTREIRDYRGSSGEPQQPHDAEEAETSFSRSEHLNKHLQISTGKITHCSSDRGKRFTSSDITIHQRTHTGEKSYSCGQCGESFGASCTLTLHQRTHTGEKPYSCGQCGKRWRTSGQLTSHQRTHTGEKPYSCVQCGKSFGQSTSLISHQRIHTGEKSYSCGQCGKSFGQSSALTLHQRIHTGEKPFSCKQCGKSFTHKSTLISHQRIHTGEKPYSCDECGKNFAFLNNLTLHQRTHTGEKPHFCDQCGKNFTQLKSLISHQRTHTGEKPYSCVQCGRSFSQSTSLIYHQRIHTGEKPYSCGQCGKSFGQSRALTLHQRIHTGEKPYSCGQCGKSFGQSRALTLHQRIHTGEKPFSCNQCGKSFTQKSTLISHQRIHTGEKPYTCDECGRSFTFSSNLTLHHRTHTGEKSNFCDQCGKSFASSRNLTLHQRTHTGENP, encoded by the exons ATGAGTTCACCAAGCTTCTCTCCTCTTGATAAAGAAGCTCTcatcaaagaggaggaggaacaggaggctgttacaatacaaaaacaagtagagggtgaggctgttaccgtgaaagaagaagagaaagacgtttcagtgaaagaagaggaagacgcgttcagagtgaaagaggaggaggatgttacagtaaaagaagaggaggatgttacagtaaaagaagaggaggatgccGTTTTTGGAGtaaaagaggaggagatgactgtcacattggaggaagaagaggaggttgGAGATCTGTTTAACACCA GAGAGATACGGgactatcgtggatcctctggggagcctcaacaacctcaTGACGCTGAAGAGGCAGAGACGAGtttctccagatcagaacaccttAATAAACACCTGCAGATATCCACAGGGAAAATAACTCACTGCTCCTCTGACCGTGGGAAGAGATTCACCTCATCAGACATTacaattcatcagagaacacacacaggagagaaatcttatagctgtggtcaatgtggggaGAGTTTTGGTGCATCTTGCACtctgactctacaccagagaacacacacaggagagaaaccctatagctgtggtcaatgtgggaagagatggAGGACATCTGGCCAGCTgacatcacaccagagaacacacacaggagagaaaccttatagctgtgttcaatgtgggaagagttttggtcaATCAACCAGcctgatatcacaccagagaattcacacaggagagaaatcatatagctgtggtcaatgtgggaagagttttggtcaATCAAGCGCtctgactctacaccagagaatacacacaggagagaaaccttttagctgtaaacagtgtgggaagagttttactcacaAAAGCAccctgatatcacaccagagaatacacacaggagagaaaccgtaTAGCTGTGATGAATGTGGGAAGAATTTTGCTTTTTTGAACAATCTGACtcttcaccagagaacacacacaggagagaaacctcatttctgtgatcaatgtgggaagaattTTACTCAGCTAAAAAGcctgatatcacaccagagaacacacacaggagagaaaccttatagctgtgttcaatgtgggaggagtttttCTCAGTCAACCAGCCTGATATACCACCAAagaattcacacaggagagaaaccttatagctgtggtcaatgtgggaagagttttggtcaATCAAGAGCtctgactctacaccagagaatacacacaggagagaaaccttatagctgtggtcaatgtgggaagagttttggtcaATCAAGAGCtctgactctacaccagagaatacacacaggagagaaaccgtttagctgtaatcaatgtgggaagagttttactcaaaAAAGCACCCTGATATcgcaccagagaatacacacaggagagaaaccgtatacctgtgatgaatgtgggaggagttttacTTTTTCGAGCAATCTGACTCTtcaccacagaacacacacaggagagaaatctaatttctgtgatcaatgtgggaagagttttgctaGTTCACGCAATCTGACtcttcaccagagaacacacacaggagagaaccCCTAA